The Fibrobacter sp. DNA window CACTTCATTGCCTGAGGCATCAAAACCCTTCAGGGCTTTTTTTTCTGTAAGTGCATCCGACATATTAATTGCACTCCTGTAACTTGGGTTAAGGTTAATGGATATATTTCAGGCACCTGATGATACCTGGAGATTACTTTTTTTGTTCCTCTTTCATGAGCCGTAAGGCTCTCTCAATTATCAGTTCTGCCTGCTCTTCAAGACTCATCGATGTAGTGTCTATTTCCAGAGCATCATCCGCCTTGCACAAAGGACTGTTGGCGCGGGTGGAATCCTTTTTATCCCTGAGTGTGATCTCCTCTACAAGCTCATCCACCGATTTGGAAATGCCAAGCTTCTCAAAATCCTTCTGCCTTCTCTTCGCCCGCTCAACAACTGAAGCGGTCATGAAAAATTTCAGATCGGCATTGGGGAAAACCACTGTGCCGATATCCCTGCCCTCACAAACAACGCTGTTACCCTCGGCAATCCGTCTCTGCTGCTCCACCAGCGCCTCCCTTACCACCTTCGGAGCGCAATAATCTGAGACATTGGAAGTGACATCACTACCCCGGATAGCATCAGTGACATCTTCCCCATCCATAAATACCCTGGTATCAGGAAGCTTGCCAGAGAAACTGATTACCGTGTCTGCAGTCAGCCTGGCCAGAGCAGGCTCATCAGTGGCAGGGATGCCGGCACGAAGCGCTTTCAGGGTAATAACACGGTACATCGCTCCTGTGTCCAGATATGTGATACCGAGACGGGATGCAACTATTTTTGCAGTTGTGCTTTTACCTGATCCTGCCGGTCCATCGATAGCTATTATCATTTTTTACCAGTAAGAAAAAATTGAGAAAAACTTATTAAATATAGTTAATCAATGTAAGTAAGGTCAAGTTAACTAATAGCGATCAAATTGATGAATCTGTTCGGGGTCGGTATCGAAACCGATACTTTTGCCCGGTATGTAATGTGATGACAAAGATTTCTCCTCACGGGCTTGTTGTAATGACGTCCGATTCAACAAGATACCCGTATTCATGCTATACATCGCTCAGGGTGAGGCGCAAATTCTCTGCCAGTCTTTTTATCCTTGAGTGCTCAAACGCTTTATTTCCTGGTCGGAACTGGTAATGTTTTGCCGGCCAACGGGTTTTAAGTCCGCAGTAATTCATGTCGGAGTCGGTATCGAAATCGATACCGGAATTTCCACCTCGATCAAAGTGTGAATTGAAAAGATTTCTCCCCGCGGACTCCTCGAAATAACAAGCAAAATTATTAGCTCCAGGAAGAAAACATGGGTAAAGATCATCCTTGGGCAAGCAGCAGATTCTCAGAATATCTCTATTCTTTTAATCGTAATACGATGCCATATTCTGCGGGTATTATTTTATGGGATTCACTGCTTTATAAGGCAGTTTATTTTCCAACTTTTCTGCTATGGGGTTTTATGGTCTCCAGAGAAACAATCTCTCAACATCTCAGTAATTGTCTCGACGACACATCATTTCTTGGAATCAGCGGTCTGCGGAAAGGCAAAGTACGTGACAGTTACGATCTGGGTGAGACTCTCATGCTTGTCACAACCGACCGGCAAAGCGCTTTTGATCGTGTCCTGGCTAATATCCCTTTTAAAGGGCAGGTTCTCAACGAGATCAGCAGGTTCTGGTTTGACAATACAACCCATATTGTCAGAAATCATCTGATATCTGTCCCGGATCCCAACATCACCATAGCAAAAAAATGCAAAGTGTTCCCGGTTGAGTTTGTGGTGCGTGGCTACCTGACAGGATCAACTGACACTTCAGCCTGGAGCCAGTACTCCAATGGTATCCGCAATATCTGCGGCAACATTCTACCTGATGGTATGGTGAAAAACCAGAAGTTCGACAAGCCGATTCTCACTCCTACAACCAAATCAGATGAACACGATGAATCGATGTCGGCACAGGAGATTATTTCCAGAGGAATAATCGATGAAAAGATCTGGAAGAAGCTGGAATCGATAGTTTTCGCCCTTTTTAATTTCGGAACAGAAGTAGGATCACGCAATGGTTTGATTCTGGTTGATACCAAATACGAACTGGGTCTCGATACCGATGGAAACATAGTTTTAATTGATGAGATTCACACTCCTGATTCCTCAAGGTACTGGCTCGAGAGTACATACCGGGAAAAATTTGACAAAGGAGAGGAGCCGGAGAATATCGACAAAGAATTTCTGCGCCTCTGGTTCAGGAACAACTGCGATCCTTACAAAGACAAAGTTCTCCCCAAGGCTCCTGATGAACTGATTATCGAACTTTCATCCAGGTATATTAATCTTTACGAAATGATAACCAGGCTTCAGTTTATCCCCGGAACCGACGTTTCAATAAAGGACAGAATCAGAAGTAATTTAAAGGCAGCGGGAATCATTTAAAACAGACTTTTTGCAAAACTTTTCAATAATCCGGAGGAGAGAATGACAGCAGGTCCCGATTTGATGAACACAATAGTAAGTCTCTGCAAGAGACGCGGTATAATTTTTCAGTCCAGTGAGATCTACGGCGGTCTTAACAGTTGCTGGGATTACGGACCTCTCGGTGTCGAGCTTAAGCGCAATGTCAAGGAAGCGTGGTGGAAATCCATGATTACAAACCGCCGGGATGTCGTTGGTCTCGACGCCTCGATACTGATGCATCCTAAAGTCTGGGAAGCCTCCGGGCATCTCTCCGGGTTCACCGATCCACTTGTGGACTGCAAAAAATGCAAGGAGCGTTTCCGCGCCGATCATCTGGAAAACCTTGACTGCTGTCCCAAATGCGGCGGTGAGTTTACTCCTGTGCGCAGATTCAACCTCATGTTCAAGACTTTCATGGGTCCTGTTGAAGACCAGTCTGCAACCGTTTATCTGCGTCCGGAAACAGCACAGGGAATATTTGTCAATTTCCTGAATGTCCAGCAATCCTCCCGTCTCAAACCACCATTTGGTATCGGGCAGATTGGAAAAAGTTTCAGAAACGAGATCACTCCCGGCAATTTCACCTATCGCACACGTGAATTCGAGCAGATGGAAATGGAGTTTTTTGTTCCGCCTGCTGATGACCAGCAGTGGTATGACTACTGGAAAAATGCCCGGCTTCAATGGTACAAAGATCTCGGTATCAAAACGGAAAATCTACGTCTGCGCGACCACGATAAAGACGAACTGGCACATTATGCCAAAGCCTGTGCAGATGTAGAATACAAATTTCCATTCGGATGGAGCGAACTGGAAGGAATCGCGAACAGGACCGACTACGATCTTAAAAAACATTCAGAAGCAAGCGGCAAAAGCCTCGCCTACTTCGATGAGGAAAGCAAGCAGCACTATTTCCCCTTTGTGATCGAGCCCGCAGCAGGAGCAGACAGAGCTACTCTGGCATTTCTGGTGGATGCCTACGATGTGGAAGGTGAAGGGAAGGACGCACGGACGGTTCTTCACCTCCATCCATCGCTGGCTCCGATCAAAGCAGCTGTGCTCCCCCTGGTCAAAAGAGACGGCATGCCGGAAAAAGCAGAAAAGATATTCAAGGATCTCCTTGACAATTCCATAAACTCCTTTTATGACCACACATCATCGATCGGCCGCAGGTATGCAAGGCAGGACGAGGTCGGTACTCCCTTCTGCATCACTGTTGACAGTCAGTCAATGGAAGATGACACTGTTACTGTTCGTGAACGTGACAGCCGCGAACAGTACAGAGTCGCTGCCGAATCGGTTGTTGAGGTAATAAGCGGAAAACTAAAGGCAGCAAGAAAATGACAGATCTGA harbors:
- a CDS encoding phosphoribosylaminoimidazolesuccinocarboxamide synthase, with the translated sequence MVSRETISQHLSNCLDDTSFLGISGLRKGKVRDSYDLGETLMLVTTDRQSAFDRVLANIPFKGQVLNEISRFWFDNTTHIVRNHLISVPDPNITIAKKCKVFPVEFVVRGYLTGSTDTSAWSQYSNGIRNICGNILPDGMVKNQKFDKPILTPTTKSDEHDESMSAQEIISRGIIDEKIWKKLESIVFALFNFGTEVGSRNGLILVDTKYELGLDTDGNIVLIDEIHTPDSSRYWLESTYREKFDKGEEPENIDKEFLRLWFRNNCDPYKDKVLPKAPDELIIELSSRYINLYEMITRLQFIPGTDVSIKDRIRSNLKAAGII
- a CDS encoding (d)CMP kinase produces the protein MIIAIDGPAGSGKSTTAKIVASRLGITYLDTGAMYRVITLKALRAGIPATDEPALARLTADTVISFSGKLPDTRVFMDGEDVTDAIRGSDVTSNVSDYCAPKVVREALVEQQRRIAEGNSVVCEGRDIGTVVFPNADLKFFMTASVVERAKRRQKDFEKLGISKSVDELVEEITLRDKKDSTRANSPLCKADDALEIDTTSMSLEEQAELIIERALRLMKEEQKK
- a CDS encoding glycine--tRNA ligase, translating into MNTIVSLCKRRGIIFQSSEIYGGLNSCWDYGPLGVELKRNVKEAWWKSMITNRRDVVGLDASILMHPKVWEASGHLSGFTDPLVDCKKCKERFRADHLENLDCCPKCGGEFTPVRRFNLMFKTFMGPVEDQSATVYLRPETAQGIFVNFLNVQQSSRLKPPFGIGQIGKSFRNEITPGNFTYRTREFEQMEMEFFVPPADDQQWYDYWKNARLQWYKDLGIKTENLRLRDHDKDELAHYAKACADVEYKFPFGWSELEGIANRTDYDLKKHSEASGKSLAYFDEESKQHYFPFVIEPAAGADRATLAFLVDAYDVEGEGKDARTVLHLHPSLAPIKAAVLPLVKRDGMPEKAEKIFKDLLDNSINSFYDHTSSIGRRYARQDEVGTPFCITVDSQSMEDDTVTVRERDSREQYRVAAESVVEVISGKLKAARK